Proteins encoded by one window of Erwinia pyrifoliae DSM 12163:
- the fliM gene encoding flagellar motor switch protein FliM: MGDSILSQAEIDALLNGDSDSATDDKASKTDGDSHIRPYDPNTQRRVVRERLQALEIINERFARSYRMALFNLLRRSPDITVGAIKIQPYHEFARNLPVPTNLNLIHLKPLRGTALVVFSPSLVFIAVDNLFGGDGRFPTKVEGREFTHTEQRVIRRMLKLALEGYSEAWKPIYPLDVEYVRSEMQVKFTNITTSPNDIVVTTPFHVEIGNLTGEFNICIPFSMIEPLRETLVNPPIENSLTEDENWRDTLVKQVQHSELELVANFADVSMRISRLLALKPGDVLPIEKLDRIIAHVDGVPVLTSQYGTLNKQYALRVEHLINPILNSMNEEQPDE, encoded by the coding sequence ATGGGTGATAGCATTCTTTCTCAGGCAGAAATCGACGCACTACTCAATGGCGACAGCGACAGTGCAACCGACGATAAGGCCAGCAAAACCGACGGCGATAGCCATATCCGACCCTATGATCCCAACACGCAGCGCCGCGTGGTGCGTGAGCGTTTGCAGGCGCTGGAGATCATCAACGAACGCTTTGCACGCTCTTATCGTATGGCGCTATTTAACCTGCTGCGCCGCAGCCCGGATATCACCGTTGGGGCGATTAAGATCCAGCCGTACCATGAGTTTGCCCGTAATTTGCCGGTGCCAACTAACCTTAATCTGATCCATCTGAAGCCGCTGCGCGGCACGGCACTGGTGGTATTTTCGCCAAGCCTGGTGTTCATTGCCGTAGATAATCTGTTCGGTGGCGACGGTCGTTTCCCGACAAAAGTTGAAGGACGCGAATTCACGCATACCGAGCAGCGGGTTATTCGCCGTATGCTGAAGCTGGCGCTGGAAGGTTATAGCGAAGCCTGGAAACCCATTTACCCGCTGGACGTTGAGTATGTGCGTTCCGAAATGCAGGTCAAGTTCACTAACATCACCACCTCGCCTAATGACATCGTGGTCACCACGCCCTTCCACGTCGAGATTGGTAACCTGACCGGCGAGTTTAATATCTGCATCCCCTTCAGCATGATCGAGCCTCTGCGCGAAACGCTGGTGAACCCGCCGATAGAGAACTCACTGACTGAAGATGAGAACTGGCGTGACACGCTGGTCAAACAGGTTCAGCACTCTGAGCTTGAGCTGGTGGCCAACTTTGCCGACGTGTCGATGAGAATTTCACGTTTGCTGGCGCTGAAACCCGGCGACGTCCTACCGATTGAAAAACTGGACCGCATTATCGCTCATGTCGATGGCGTTCCGGTGTTGACCAGCCAGTACGGTACGTTGAATAAACAGTACGCGCTGCGCGT
- a CDS encoding flagellar hook-length control protein FliK: protein MITLPTAVTSTSPAPQGASSMSSENTLDGRAGDDALSGAENMPKGFVTLLGARLLSLGHSRAASGRAGETANGAAPTGKSAVNPLLANLDNPETLSALLQPATGDSAKKDDAPGDKQPVPLAALSESDVQALQALYAMLPNNVTPPASAATGLDKTDAAPDAGDKQSALGALITAFGKASDSALAKDSDGLPLAKSAGKPDGETRTALNPALPSGNPAFQQMMHNANRDADKQDSVPVQNAMLTPVGLTSAATAFTPTTTSVVSAPSTPLLNAQLGSPEWQQALGQQILMFSRDGLQTAELRLHPQDLGSIQISLKLDNDQAQISLVSNHSQVRDALEAAIPQLRTSLAESGINLGQSNVSSDAFQQGKSFHGQQEQQRDHHETPFSLGNDNDDDATPIAVPASLQARIIGTNAVDTFA, encoded by the coding sequence ATGATCACCTTACCAACCGCTGTCACCAGTACCAGCCCCGCTCCCCAGGGCGCCAGCAGCATGAGCAGTGAAAACACGCTGGACGGTCGCGCCGGGGATGACGCGCTGTCTGGTGCTGAAAATATGCCTAAGGGCTTTGTGACGCTATTGGGTGCACGACTGTTATCTCTTGGCCATTCGCGTGCTGCCAGCGGCCGCGCCGGTGAAACCGCTAACGGCGCTGCGCCGACGGGCAAAAGCGCGGTGAACCCGCTGCTGGCCAATCTGGATAACCCTGAAACCTTGAGCGCGCTGCTGCAACCGGCGACCGGCGACAGCGCTAAAAAAGACGATGCGCCCGGTGATAAGCAACCTGTACCGCTGGCTGCCCTGAGCGAAAGCGATGTTCAGGCATTGCAGGCATTGTATGCCATGTTGCCAAACAACGTGACGCCGCCCGCCAGCGCAGCAACCGGTCTTGATAAAACGGACGCAGCACCCGACGCCGGCGATAAGCAGTCGGCTCTGGGGGCGCTAATCACCGCCTTTGGCAAAGCCAGCGATAGCGCATTGGCAAAAGACAGTGACGGCTTGCCGTTGGCTAAATCGGCGGGAAAACCTGACGGCGAGACCAGAACCGCCCTGAATCCGGCACTGCCGAGTGGCAACCCGGCATTTCAGCAGATGATGCATAACGCCAACAGGGATGCAGATAAACAAGACTCAGTACCTGTCCAGAACGCGATGTTAACGCCTGTTGGACTGACCTCCGCCGCCACAGCGTTCACCCCAACCACTACGTCAGTGGTCAGCGCGCCGTCAACACCGCTACTGAATGCCCAGCTGGGCAGCCCTGAATGGCAGCAGGCGCTGGGACAACAGATCCTGATGTTCAGCCGCGACGGGCTACAGACCGCCGAATTACGCCTGCATCCACAGGACCTGGGCAGCATCCAGATCAGCCTGAAGCTGGACAACGATCAGGCCCAGATCAGTCTGGTCTCTAATCATAGCCAGGTCAGAGATGCGCTGGAGGCTGCCATTCCTCAATTACGCACCTCTTTGGCTGAAAGCGGCATTAACCTGGGGCAAAGCAACGTCAGCAGCGACGCTTTCCAGCAGGGGAAATCCTTTCATGGCCAGCAGGAACAGCAGCGCGATCATCATGAAACGCCATTTAGCCTCGGAAACGACAATGACGATGATGCCACGCCAATTGCCGTTCCTGCCAGCTTGCAGGCACGCATAATCGGGACAAATGCGGTAGATACATTTGCCTGA
- the fliL gene encoding flagellar basal body-associated protein FliL, producing MTNSAKAKSGKPKLLILILVILALIACGAAGYIVFQKMKEPTDTTAAAKRVPPPAPVFYVLDTFTVNLINPDNDPDRVLYIGFTLRLPDEETRSRMSDYLPEIRSRLLLLLSRQTAASLANEQGKQQLVTQIKRVLAPPLVQGQPQQVVTDVLFTAFILR from the coding sequence ATGACCAATAGCGCTAAAGCCAAGAGCGGCAAACCTAAGCTCCTGATCCTGATTTTAGTCATTTTGGCTTTGATCGCTTGCGGGGCAGCGGGTTACATCGTTTTCCAAAAAATGAAGGAGCCGACCGACACCACAGCAGCCGCAAAACGGGTTCCCCCGCCAGCCCCGGTGTTTTATGTTCTGGACACCTTCACCGTTAACCTGATCAATCCAGACAACGATCCCGATCGCGTGCTGTATATCGGCTTCACCCTGCGCCTGCCGGACGAAGAGACGCGCAGTCGTATGAGTGACTACCTTCCGGAGATCCGCAGCCGCCTGCTGCTGCTGCTTTCTCGTCAGACGGCGGCATCTCTGGCGAACGAGCAGGGCAAGCAGCAACTGGTTACACAGATCAAGCGGGTACTGGCACCTCCGCTGGTGCAGGGACAACCACAGCAAGTCGTGACTGATGTCCTCTTCACGGCCTTTATCCTGCGGTGA